A genomic window from Streptomyces mirabilis includes:
- the rplU gene encoding 50S ribosomal protein L21: MYAIVRSGGRQHKVAVGDIVEVDKIPTAKVGDTVELSTLLVVDGDAVTSDPWVLAGIKVQAEIVDHHKGVKIDILRYKNKTGYRRRQGHRQQYTAIKVTEIPAAAK, from the coding sequence GTGTACGCCATCGTGCGCAGCGGTGGTCGCCAGCACAAGGTTGCTGTCGGCGACATCGTTGAGGTTGACAAGATTCCCACTGCCAAGGTTGGCGACACGGTCGAGCTCTCGACCCTGCTCGTTGTCGACGGCGACGCCGTGACCAGCGACCCGTGGGTCCTTGCCGGCATCAAGGTCCAGGCCGAGATCGTGGACCACCACAAGGGCGTCAAGATCGACATCCTTCGCTACAAGAACAAGACCGGTTACCGCCGTCGTCAGGGCCACCGCCAGCAGTACACGGCGATCAAGGTCACTGAGATCCCCGCGGCTGCGAAGTAA
- a CDS encoding SDR family NAD(P)-dependent oxidoreductase, with the protein MPRASFLSPFRPHPVPGAGRPADSAPPKCLTLDSNAGPLPSATARGQPKGPYRTRTHSTGEWKSTAERKSEAPLSQCPRHLRAQPLRTGEGRHTWGRPVARERRGGYRRQGERPVFLPLKVAREGASVALVGRREERLTDLAAEITGAGGKALVVPADITTAQAAAEAVERTVEGLGRLDTLVNNAGLMLLGPAPSADLNDWRRMIDINLMGLMYTAHAAVPHLVKAAAEEPRQVADIVNIGSLAGRNAYAMSAVYSATKFGVGAFSEALRQELARQHVRVSVIEPGSVDTELRTHNPDVIQQHIVAALGDIERLQSRDIADTVGYIVTRPRHVAVAELLVRPTEQA; encoded by the coding sequence ATGCCCAGGGCGTCGTTCTTGAGCCCCTTCCGGCCGCACCCCGTCCCGGGAGCGGGGCGGCCGGCGGACTCGGCGCCGCCAAAGTGCCTCACACTTGATTCCAACGCCGGGCCGCTCCCCTCCGCAACAGCGCGGGGCCAACCGAAAGGCCCGTACCGGACTCGGACCCACTCCACCGGGGAGTGGAAGTCCACCGCTGAGCGGAAGTCCGAGGCACCACTGAGCCAATGTCCGAGGCACCTCCGGGCACAGCCGTTGCGGACCGGTGAGGGACGCCACACATGGGGCCGACCAGTGGCGCGCGAACGCCGAGGGGGCTACCGTCGACAGGGAGAACGACCGGTCTTCCTACCTCTGAAAGTTGCCCGCGAGGGCGCCTCCGTGGCCCTGGTCGGTCGGCGCGAGGAACGGCTCACCGACCTCGCCGCGGAAATCACCGGCGCCGGCGGCAAGGCCCTGGTCGTGCCCGCCGACATCACCACCGCCCAGGCCGCCGCGGAAGCGGTCGAGCGGACCGTCGAGGGCCTGGGCCGCCTGGACACGCTGGTCAACAACGCCGGCCTGATGCTGCTCGGCCCCGCCCCCAGCGCGGACCTGAACGACTGGCGGCGCATGATCGACATCAACCTCATGGGCCTGATGTACACCGCCCACGCAGCCGTCCCCCACCTGGTCAAGGCTGCCGCCGAGGAGCCGCGTCAGGTCGCCGACATCGTCAACATCGGCTCGCTCGCCGGCCGCAACGCCTACGCCATGTCCGCCGTGTACAGCGCCACCAAGTTCGGCGTCGGTGCCTTCAGCGAGGCACTGCGTCAGGAACTGGCACGCCAGCACGTCCGCGTGTCCGTCATCGAGCCGGGCAGCGTCGACACCGAACTGCGTACGCACAACCCCGACGTCATCCAGCAGCACATCGTCGCCGCCCTGGGCGACATCGAGCGGCTGCAGAGCCGGGACATCGCCGACACCGTCGGCTACATCGTCACCCGCCCCCGGCACGTGGCCGTCGCCGAGTTGCTCGTACGCCCCACCGAGCAGGCCTGA
- a CDS encoding TIGR03936 family radical SAM-associated protein, with translation MQRIRLRYTKRGRLRFTSHRDFQRAFERALRRAEVPMAYSAGFTPHPKVSYANAAPTGTGSEAEYLEIALTQTRDPQKLRELLDESMPVGLDIIEAVEARTSGLADRLTASVWELRLDGVAPEDAERAVDAFKSADTVEVQRRTKNGMRTFDARGAVASLEAHSPQADRPTDQPCAILRLVVRHVTPAVRPDDVLSGLRAVADLAPPVAAAVTRLAQGLFDEETGTVTDPLAPDREAVMAAPADRTGAAETAAAKASA, from the coding sequence GTGCAGCGCATCCGACTGCGCTACACCAAGCGCGGCCGCCTCCGGTTCACCAGCCACCGTGACTTCCAGCGCGCCTTCGAGCGTGCGTTGCGCCGTGCCGAGGTGCCGATGGCGTACTCGGCGGGGTTCACACCGCATCCGAAGGTGTCGTACGCCAATGCCGCACCCACCGGCACAGGCAGCGAGGCGGAGTACCTGGAGATCGCGCTCACCCAGACGCGTGACCCACAGAAGCTGCGTGAGCTCCTCGACGAGTCGATGCCCGTGGGGCTCGACATCATCGAGGCGGTCGAGGCCCGCACCTCGGGTCTCGCCGACCGGCTCACCGCGTCCGTGTGGGAGCTGCGCCTCGACGGCGTGGCGCCCGAGGACGCGGAGCGCGCGGTCGACGCCTTCAAGTCGGCCGACACGGTGGAAGTCCAACGCAGGACCAAGAACGGGATGCGCACCTTCGACGCCCGCGGTGCCGTGGCGAGCCTCGAGGCGCACAGTCCGCAGGCTGATAGGCCGACCGACCAGCCCTGTGCGATACTGCGCCTGGTTGTTCGGCACGTGACGCCTGCCGTACGACCCGACGACGTCCTGTCCGGTCTTCGCGCCGTGGCCGACCTGGCGCCGCCGGTCGCCGCAGCGGTGACCAGGCTGGCGCAGGGGCTGTTCGATGAAGAGACCGGCACGGTGACCGACCCGCTCGCGCCCGACCGCGAGGCAGTCATGGCCGCCCCAGCCGATCGCACAGGGGCCGCCGAAACTGCCGCCGCGAAGGCGTCGGCGTAA
- a CDS encoding arsenate reductase ArsC: MSTATPRPSVLFVCVHNAGRSQMAAAFLTHFAGDRVEVRSAGSTPADTVNPAVVDAMKEVGIDISAETPKVLTVEAVQTSDVVITMGCGDTCPVFPGKRYLDWQLDDPAGQGVDAVRPIRDEIERRIRGLVAELAG, from the coding sequence ATGAGCACTGCCACCCCGCGCCCGTCCGTGCTGTTCGTCTGCGTCCACAACGCCGGGCGCTCCCAGATGGCCGCCGCGTTCCTCACCCACTTCGCGGGCGATCGGGTGGAAGTCCGCTCGGCGGGCTCCACTCCCGCCGACACGGTCAACCCGGCGGTCGTCGACGCGATGAAGGAAGTCGGCATCGACATCTCCGCCGAGACTCCGAAGGTGCTGACTGTCGAAGCGGTGCAGACGTCCGACGTCGTGATCACCATGGGGTGCGGCGACACGTGCCCGGTCTTCCCCGGGAAGCGGTACCTGGATTGGCAGCTCGACGATCCGGCCGGGCAGGGAGTCGACGCGGTCCGCCCGATCCGAGACGAGATCGAGCGGCGCATCCGCGGCCTGGTGGCCGAACTTGCCGGGTGA
- a CDS encoding ATP-binding protein → MTTLLPGAVDEDATLLVARTRLLDRNQFTQWELPPDPAAVATIRTAVGKQLRDWGLDDLTFASELIVSELVTNAIRYVGGPIQVRLIRDRTLICEVSDTGHTTPNLRHAANDDEGGRGLFIIAQMTHHWGTRYTPTGKTIWTEQDLPPADGP, encoded by the coding sequence GTGACCACCCTGCTGCCCGGGGCCGTGGACGAGGACGCGACGCTGCTGGTCGCCCGCACACGCCTGCTCGACCGGAACCAGTTCACCCAGTGGGAGCTGCCCCCGGACCCGGCGGCGGTGGCCACCATCCGCACCGCCGTCGGCAAGCAGCTCCGCGACTGGGGGCTGGACGACCTGACGTTCGCCAGCGAGCTCATCGTCAGTGAACTGGTCACCAACGCCATCCGCTACGTCGGCGGCCCGATCCAGGTGCGCCTGATCCGCGACCGGACCCTGATCTGCGAAGTCTCCGACACCGGCCACACCACGCCCAATCTGCGGCACGCCGCGAACGACGACGAGGGCGGCCGGGGGCTGTTCATCATCGCCCAGATGACCCACCACTGGGGTACGCGCTACACACCCACCGGCAAGACGATCTGGACCGAGCAGGACCTGCCGCCGGCGGACGGCCCGTAG
- a CDS encoding Rne/Rng family ribonuclease: MLEPTEPTEGSDNNNNTPSDTLPPRRRRRAASRPAGPPTGAAESPSVAETTAPAIPPVASAEAMAAAEVVETPEALETEETQETVEEAVAQAAAAEPVEPAEDAAPRRTRRRATRRASAPAGAPVTAEAARAAETVVPEPAEAEAQVEEAPAAEAAPAVEEEAAPAGRPRRRATRRASAPTGAPKAAETAQTPEAPEVTETPEVVREPVEAQAQEAPAAEDAAPRRTTRRRATRRVSAPAGAPEGDAADERVEAPVTSETSPSESKPEAEAETRPAAESETKPAGEAETAEDGAPRRTRRRATRKAAVGFSAPAPKEAESARRPARPAVAVFQAPVFTEPMFQTPERAAAAAAAEAAEVAAETAEAPQAEEVVEAPVAVEEETGGRRRRRRRAVEEAPAAPAAEPVDEVEEPDESAEDVEDGAEDDESEEESAGSRRRRRRGGRRRRRGESAEADGEAGDDEYAAEQAAQDAEDTAEQAEEDAEEADERDEPGGSGSSSSRRRRRRRRRAGDSGPEAEPGENDPERTVVKVREPRGKKDEHPSDEVQSIKGSTRLEAKKQRRREGREQGRRRVPIITEAEFLARREAVERVMVVRQSGERTQIGVLEDNVLVEHYVNKEQSTSYVGNVYLGKVQNVLPSMEAAFIDIGKGRNAVLYAGEVNFEALGMANGPRRIESALKSGQSVLVQVTKDPIGHKGARLTSQVSLPGRYLVYVPEGSMTGISRKLPDTERARLKTILKKIVPEDAGVIVRTAAEGASEDELSRDVERLQAQWEDIQKKAKSGGSSNAPSLLYGEPDMTVRVVRDIFNEDFTKVIVSGDEAWDTIHGYVSHVAPDLADRLSKWTSEVDVFATYRIDEQLMKALDRKVWLPSGGSLVIDKTEAMVVVDVNTGKFTGQGGNLEETVTRNNLEAAEEIVRQLRLRDLGGIVVIDFIDMVLESNRDLVLRRLLECLGRDRTKHQVAEVTSLGLVQMTRKRVGQGLLESFSETCVHCNGRGVIVHMEQPTSVGGGGKRKKRGRGGAEQPDHELEHTHEIAEEPETVESEAEVAAEVAAPVALVEQEFQPDEELYSSAAEAEAAASRGGRSRRRATRRVSAPAGAPKAEERAPRGRREERAERTERALTSHEAAESEPVAVEDPVVAAPVAEAPEVAPAAEAAPAPVVAVPEDEAAPKGRTRRRATRKVSAPAGSPKAAEEAVVTVTEPVAAPVPEAAAEVVEPQPEPVAESAAPARPRRRAVRKATAPTASEEAAVVVVPSASAEPVEAPEAVETAAGTAVETDAEAPAKKTAARKTAKKATAKKAAAKKTAAKKTVAKKATAKKATAKKTAAKTTAKKTAAAEQQDRSTVSAPTED, translated from the coding sequence ATGCTCGAGCCGACCGAACCCACTGAGGGTTCCGACAACAACAACAACACTCCGAGCGACACCCTGCCGCCGCGGCGCCGCCGCCGTGCGGCGTCGCGTCCGGCCGGCCCGCCCACGGGCGCGGCCGAGTCCCCGTCCGTGGCCGAGACCACGGCTCCGGCCATACCGCCGGTGGCATCCGCCGAGGCCATGGCCGCCGCCGAGGTCGTCGAGACCCCCGAGGCTCTCGAGACCGAAGAAACCCAAGAGACGGTGGAGGAAGCGGTGGCTCAGGCCGCTGCCGCCGAGCCGGTCGAGCCCGCCGAGGACGCCGCTCCGCGCCGTACGCGTCGCCGCGCCACCCGCCGGGCGTCCGCGCCCGCCGGTGCGCCGGTGACGGCCGAGGCGGCCCGGGCCGCGGAGACCGTGGTGCCCGAGCCCGCCGAGGCCGAGGCCCAGGTCGAAGAGGCCCCCGCTGCCGAAGCGGCCCCCGCCGTCGAGGAGGAGGCGGCGCCCGCCGGGCGTCCGCGTCGTCGTGCGACCCGTCGTGCCTCCGCGCCGACCGGTGCGCCCAAGGCGGCCGAGACCGCTCAGACCCCCGAGGCCCCTGAGGTCACTGAGACCCCTGAGGTCGTCAGGGAGCCCGTCGAGGCGCAGGCCCAAGAGGCCCCCGCCGCCGAGGACGCCGCACCCCGCCGCACCACCCGTCGTCGCGCCACCCGGCGCGTCTCCGCGCCCGCCGGTGCGCCCGAGGGCGACGCCGCCGACGAGCGTGTGGAGGCGCCCGTGACCAGCGAGACCAGCCCCAGCGAGAGCAAGCCCGAGGCCGAGGCCGAGACCAGGCCCGCCGCGGAGTCCGAGACCAAGCCCGCGGGCGAGGCCGAGACCGCCGAGGACGGCGCCCCGCGCCGGACCCGCCGCCGTGCCACGCGCAAGGCCGCTGTCGGTTTCTCCGCCCCCGCGCCGAAGGAGGCCGAGTCCGCGCGACGGCCCGCGCGTCCGGCCGTCGCCGTGTTCCAGGCGCCCGTGTTCACCGAGCCGATGTTCCAGACGCCGGAGCGGGCCGCCGCCGCGGCTGCCGCCGAGGCGGCGGAAGTGGCCGCCGAGACCGCCGAGGCCCCCCAGGCCGAAGAGGTCGTCGAGGCACCCGTGGCCGTCGAGGAGGAGACCGGCGGACGCCGTCGCCGTCGCCGCCGGGCCGTCGAGGAGGCGCCCGCGGCCCCGGCCGCGGAGCCCGTCGACGAGGTGGAGGAGCCCGACGAGTCCGCCGAGGACGTCGAGGACGGCGCCGAGGACGACGAGTCCGAGGAGGAGTCCGCGGGCTCGCGCCGCCGTCGCCGTCGTGGTGGCCGTCGCCGTCGCCGCGGCGAGTCCGCCGAGGCGGACGGTGAGGCCGGTGACGACGAGTACGCCGCCGAGCAGGCCGCGCAGGACGCCGAGGACACCGCCGAGCAGGCCGAGGAGGACGCCGAGGAGGCGGACGAGCGCGACGAGCCGGGCGGTTCCGGCTCCAGCAGCAGCCGTCGCCGCCGTCGGCGCCGTCGTCGCGCCGGTGACTCCGGCCCCGAGGCCGAGCCCGGTGAGAACGACCCCGAGCGCACGGTCGTCAAGGTCCGCGAGCCGCGCGGCAAGAAGGACGAGCACCCGTCCGACGAGGTGCAGTCCATCAAGGGCTCGACCCGCCTGGAGGCCAAGAAGCAGCGCCGCCGGGAAGGGCGCGAGCAGGGCCGCCGTCGTGTTCCGATCATCACCGAGGCCGAGTTCCTGGCCCGCCGTGAGGCCGTCGAGCGCGTGATGGTCGTCCGCCAGAGCGGCGAGCGCACCCAGATCGGCGTCCTCGAGGACAACGTGCTCGTCGAGCACTACGTCAACAAGGAGCAGTCGACCTCGTACGTCGGCAACGTCTACCTGGGCAAGGTCCAGAACGTGCTGCCGTCGATGGAGGCCGCCTTCATCGACATCGGCAAGGGCCGCAACGCCGTGCTCTACGCCGGTGAGGTCAACTTCGAGGCGCTCGGCATGGCCAACGGGCCGCGCCGCATCGAGAGCGCGCTGAAGTCCGGCCAGTCGGTCCTCGTGCAGGTCACCAAGGACCCGATCGGTCACAAGGGCGCCCGCCTCACCAGCCAGGTCTCCCTGCCCGGCCGCTACCTGGTCTACGTGCCCGAGGGCTCGATGACCGGCATCAGCCGCAAGCTGCCCGACACCGAGCGCGCGCGCCTGAAGACCATCCTCAAGAAGATCGTCCCCGAGGACGCGGGCGTCATCGTGCGCACCGCCGCCGAGGGAGCGAGCGAGGACGAGCTGAGCCGCGATGTCGAGCGCCTGCAGGCGCAGTGGGAGGACATCCAGAAGAAGGCGAAGAGCGGCGGCAGCTCGAACGCGCCGTCCCTGCTGTACGGCGAGCCGGACATGACCGTCCGTGTCGTCCGCGACATCTTCAACGAGGACTTCACCAAGGTCATCGTCAGCGGCGACGAGGCGTGGGACACCATCCACGGTTACGTGTCCCACGTCGCGCCCGACCTGGCCGACCGCCTGTCGAAGTGGACCTCCGAGGTCGACGTCTTCGCGACGTACCGCATCGACGAGCAGCTGATGAAGGCCCTGGACCGCAAGGTCTGGCTGCCCAGCGGCGGTTCGCTGGTGATCGACAAGACCGAGGCCATGGTCGTGGTCGACGTCAACACCGGCAAGTTCACCGGTCAGGGCGGCAACCTCGAAGAGACCGTGACCAGGAACAACCTGGAGGCGGCCGAGGAGATCGTGCGCCAGCTGCGGCTGCGCGACCTGGGCGGCATCGTCGTCATCGACTTCATCGACATGGTCCTGGAGTCCAACCGGGACCTGGTGCTGCGGCGCCTCCTGGAGTGCCTGGGACGCGACCGTACGAAGCACCAGGTCGCCGAGGTGACCTCGCTGGGCCTGGTGCAGATGACGCGCAAGCGTGTCGGCCAGGGTCTGCTGGAGTCCTTCTCGGAGACCTGCGTCCACTGCAACGGCCGTGGCGTGATCGTGCACATGGAGCAGCCGACCTCGGTCGGAGGCGGCGGCAAGCGCAAGAAGCGCGGCCGTGGTGGTGCCGAGCAGCCCGACCACGAGCTCGAGCACACGCACGAGATCGCGGAGGAGCCGGAGACGGTCGAGAGCGAGGCCGAGGTGGCCGCCGAGGTCGCCGCGCCCGTGGCTCTGGTCGAGCAGGAGTTCCAGCCGGACGAGGAGCTGTACAGCAGCGCCGCCGAGGCGGAGGCCGCGGCTTCCCGTGGCGGCCGTTCGCGGCGCCGGGCGACCCGGCGCGTGTCGGCTCCCGCGGGTGCGCCGAAGGCCGAGGAGCGTGCTCCCCGGGGCCGCCGTGAGGAGCGGGCCGAGCGGACCGAGCGGGCTCTGACGTCCCACGAGGCCGCCGAGTCCGAGCCGGTCGCGGTCGAGGACCCGGTCGTCGCGGCGCCGGTCGCCGAGGCTCCCGAGGTCGCGCCGGCTGCTGAGGCCGCTCCGGCCCCCGTGGTCGCCGTACCGGAGGACGAGGCCGCTCCCAAGGGCCGTACGCGCCGTCGCGCCACCCGCAAGGTGTCGGCTCCGGCCGGTTCCCCGAAGGCGGCGGAAGAGGCCGTGGTGACGGTCACGGAGCCGGTCGCGGCTCCCGTGCCGGAGGCCGCCGCCGAGGTCGTCGAGCCGCAGCCCGAGCCGGTCGCCGAGAGCGCCGCGCCGGCCCGCCCGCGTCGTCGTGCCGTCCGCAAGGCCACCGCGCCCACCGCGTCCGAGGAGGCGGCCGTCGTGGTCGTCCCGTCGGCCTCGGCGGAGCCGGTCGAGGCCCCTGAGGCGGTCGAGACGGCGGCCGGGACCGCGGTCGAGACGGACGCCGAGGCCCCGGCCAAGAAGACGGCCGCCCGCAAGACGGCCAAGAAGGCGACGGCGAAGAAGGCCGCCGCCAAGAAGACCGCTGCCAAGAAGACGGTCGCCAAGAAGGCCACGGCCAAGAAGGCGACCGCGAAGAAGACGGCCGCCAAGACCACCGCGAAGAAGACCGCGGCGGCCGAGCAGCAGGACCGTTCGACGGTCTCGGCGCCCACCGAGGACTGA
- the rpmA gene encoding 50S ribosomal protein L27, producing the protein MAHKKGASSTRNGRDSNAQRLGVKRFGGQVVNAGEILVRQRGTHFHPGNGVGRGKDDTLFALDAGAVEFGTHRGRKVVNIVPVA; encoded by the coding sequence ATGGCACACAAGAAGGGCGCATCGTCCACTCGGAACGGTCGCGACTCCAATGCTCAGCGGCTCGGCGTGAAGCGCTTCGGCGGTCAGGTCGTCAACGCCGGTGAGATCCTGGTCCGCCAGCGCGGCACCCACTTCCACCCGGGCAACGGCGTCGGCCGTGGCAAGGACGACACGCTGTTCGCCCTTGACGCCGGTGCGGTGGAGTTCGGTACCCACCGTGGCCGCAAGGTCGTGAACATCGTTCCGGTCGCCTGA
- a CDS encoding MIP/aquaporin family protein, which produces MSPSLGRRAVAELVGTAALVAVVVGSGIQATELSRDVGVQLLANSLATVFGLAVLITLFGPVSGAHFNPAVTLAAWFTGRSSGDGMTAREAAVYVPAQTLGAIGGAVLADAMFAEPLVKWSTHDRSAGHLWLGEIVATAGLVLLVFGLTRTDRAHLASAAVASYIGAAYWFTSSTSFANPAVTVGRAFTDTFAGIAPASVAPFIAAQLAGAAVGLGLLAVVFGRPAPAETDVVVPHGEPELAPTAS; this is translated from the coding sequence GTGAGCCCTTCGCTCGGCCGGCGTGCGGTGGCCGAGCTGGTCGGGACGGCCGCGCTGGTCGCGGTGGTGGTCGGCTCGGGCATCCAGGCGACGGAGCTGTCACGGGACGTCGGCGTGCAGTTGCTCGCGAACTCGCTCGCCACCGTCTTCGGCCTGGCCGTGCTGATCACGTTGTTCGGGCCGGTGTCGGGGGCCCACTTCAATCCGGCCGTCACCCTGGCCGCCTGGTTCACGGGGCGCAGCAGCGGCGACGGAATGACCGCACGCGAAGCAGCCGTGTACGTCCCCGCCCAGACCCTGGGTGCGATCGGCGGTGCGGTGCTGGCCGATGCGATGTTCGCCGAACCGTTGGTGAAGTGGTCCACGCACGACCGCTCCGCCGGCCACCTGTGGCTGGGTGAGATCGTGGCCACGGCCGGGCTCGTCCTGCTGGTCTTCGGCCTGACCCGGACCGATCGCGCCCACCTCGCCTCAGCTGCCGTGGCGTCCTACATCGGGGCCGCGTACTGGTTCACGTCCTCCACGTCGTTCGCGAACCCGGCGGTGACGGTCGGCCGGGCCTTCACCGACACGTTCGCGGGGATCGCCCCGGCTTCCGTCGCCCCGTTCATCGCCGCGCAACTGGCCGGTGCCGCCGTGGGCCTGGGCCTGCTGGCGGTGGTGTTCGGCCGACCGGCGCCCGCCGAGACAGACGTCGTCGTCCCTCACGGTGAGCCCGAACTCGCCCCGACCGCTTCCTGA
- a CDS encoding TerD family protein — MITLTKEDGPADLDGVTHLSIGVSWDPTAGSSGGVMGVLRRKTGTDLDLIAIAMQGMDPVRLAGLDSLDPMGNGSLVHSGDNQTGRGEGDDETLTVEFARIPSNITSIVFIAAAFKKGSSFQKARNISFKVYDATGGTTQQVADIWPSMLTQDNGCAVAKAVRVDGSWKLEVINVTGKIKQGDEHALMRFAVSK; from the coding sequence ATGATTACGCTCACCAAAGAAGACGGCCCGGCGGATCTGGACGGAGTCACTCATCTGTCCATCGGAGTGTCCTGGGATCCCACCGCGGGCAGCAGCGGTGGAGTGATGGGCGTACTCCGCCGCAAAACCGGCACCGACCTGGACCTGATCGCCATCGCGATGCAGGGCATGGACCCGGTGCGCCTGGCGGGCCTCGACTCACTCGACCCCATGGGCAACGGCTCCCTGGTCCACAGCGGTGACAACCAGACCGGGCGCGGGGAGGGCGACGACGAGACGTTGACGGTCGAGTTCGCCCGCATACCGTCCAACATCACGTCGATCGTGTTCATCGCCGCCGCCTTCAAGAAGGGCAGCTCCTTCCAGAAGGCCCGCAACATCAGCTTCAAGGTGTACGACGCGACCGGCGGCACCACTCAGCAGGTCGCCGACATCTGGCCGAGCATGCTCACCCAGGACAACGGGTGCGCCGTGGCCAAGGCCGTTCGGGTCGACGGCAGCTGGAAGCTCGAGGTCATCAACGTGACCGGGAAGATCAAGCAGGGTGACGAGCACGCCCTGATGCGCTTCGCCGTCAGCAAGTAG
- a CDS encoding restriction endonuclease — MSRRSSGLVGIWAEAQRQQQRQLAAQSRQQRDQERQERSFQRELARGRQEQRAAYRQQREADARRRTEELEARVASLQGVLAAGCRAPAFRAAILTRSQRVEPFAPGPLAHPTPMPDPNHYQAQGGWGLGAGRRAQAQADARARFERDREAAQAAEARRQQQLAAYQREYQRRAEAQQAEVGRHNAAVSEMTAGLRDGDPDATVEYFSAALYASSAWPADLPRQVSAAYDPAARQLVLNWELPTYGVVPEVKSVRYMPTADQDKETPRSAAQSRALYRDVLAQCVLLVLHALFAADEFGVLESVALNGFVDDHDPATGREARIFLATVMAPRSVFARLRLEQVNAVDCLVDGLRGQLSARPDQRAAVRPGRHPEDIGNGVVTHGGAQGANLDGSDLNAPDLDEPDLYEMDPIAFEALVAELFRAMGMRAVTTQRSNDGGVDVDALDPTPIRGGKIVVQVKRYRNTVPPTAVRDLFGTVQDAGANKGVLVTTSGFGPGSHAFASGKPLELVAGGELVDLLHRHGLRGRLGNAGRPVPAPRTPDAVDEREGGDERDGGDDWNRLGMFWAGQVALDVCALVCHGNRALSDDHFVFFNNPRTPDGTVRALDATAPDKAAVRVSFDTLPERADRLVLVAAVDPEANPGADLSGFTEAGIRLLDRSGTELGRLDVSDGRAHETALVLGSFRRRTGGDWDFVVGGKGYTGGLEELIREYGIEVD; from the coding sequence ATGAGTCGTCGCTCCAGTGGGTTGGTCGGTATCTGGGCTGAGGCACAGCGTCAGCAGCAGCGCCAGTTGGCGGCGCAGTCCAGACAGCAGCGGGATCAGGAGCGACAAGAGCGCTCCTTCCAGAGGGAGTTGGCGCGCGGCCGACAGGAACAGCGGGCGGCCTACCGACAGCAGCGGGAGGCCGATGCGCGGCGGCGGACCGAGGAGTTGGAGGCCCGGGTCGCCTCCTTGCAGGGCGTGCTGGCCGCCGGATGCCGGGCGCCCGCGTTCCGGGCCGCCATACTCACCCGTTCCCAGCGGGTCGAGCCCTTCGCTCCGGGACCGCTGGCGCATCCGACGCCCATGCCTGATCCGAACCACTACCAGGCCCAGGGCGGTTGGGGGCTCGGCGCCGGTCGGCGTGCCCAGGCTCAGGCGGACGCGCGGGCCCGCTTCGAGCGTGACCGGGAGGCCGCGCAGGCGGCGGAAGCCCGTCGGCAGCAGCAACTGGCGGCCTACCAGCGGGAGTACCAGCGGCGGGCCGAGGCCCAGCAGGCGGAGGTCGGCCGGCACAACGCCGCCGTGTCCGAGATGACGGCGGGGCTGCGCGACGGCGACCCCGACGCCACGGTGGAGTACTTCTCCGCGGCCCTCTACGCCTCCTCCGCGTGGCCCGCGGACCTGCCCCGGCAGGTTTCCGCGGCCTACGACCCGGCCGCACGCCAACTGGTGCTGAACTGGGAGCTGCCCACGTACGGCGTCGTCCCCGAGGTGAAGTCGGTGCGGTACATGCCCACCGCGGACCAGGACAAGGAGACGCCGCGGTCGGCGGCGCAGAGCCGTGCTTTGTACAGGGACGTACTGGCGCAGTGCGTTCTCCTGGTGCTGCACGCGCTCTTCGCGGCGGACGAGTTCGGGGTGCTGGAGTCGGTGGCGCTGAACGGGTTCGTGGACGATCACGATCCGGCGACCGGCAGGGAGGCGCGGATCTTCCTCGCCACCGTCATGGCTCCGCGTTCCGTCTTCGCGCGACTGCGGCTGGAGCAGGTCAACGCCGTCGACTGTCTGGTGGACGGGCTCCGGGGGCAGCTGTCGGCACGCCCCGACCAGCGCGCGGCGGTACGTCCGGGCCGCCACCCCGAGGACATCGGCAACGGCGTCGTCACCCACGGGGGTGCGCAGGGGGCGAACCTGGACGGGTCGGACCTGAACGCGCCGGACCTGGACGAGCCGGATCTGTACGAGATGGATCCGATCGCCTTCGAGGCGCTGGTCGCGGAGCTGTTCCGCGCGATGGGCATGCGGGCGGTGACGACCCAGCGTTCGAACGACGGCGGTGTGGACGTCGACGCGCTGGATCCGACCCCGATCCGCGGCGGCAAGATCGTCGTCCAGGTGAAGCGTTATCGCAACACCGTGCCTCCGACCGCCGTCCGGGACCTGTTCGGCACGGTCCAGGACGCGGGCGCCAACAAGGGGGTTCTCGTCACGACCTCCGGCTTCGGCCCGGGATCGCACGCCTTCGCCAGCGGTAAGCCCCTGGAACTCGTGGCGGGCGGCGAACTCGTCGACCTGCTGCACCGCCACGGGCTGCGCGGGCGGCTCGGAAACGCCGGCCGCCCGGTTCCCGCTCCCCGCACGCCCGACGCGGTGGACGAGAGGGAAGGCGGGGACGAGAGGGACGGCGGGGACGACTGGAACAGGCTCGGCATGTTCTGGGCCGGCCAGGTCGCCCTGGACGTGTGCGCGCTCGTCTGCCACGGCAACCGGGCCCTGAGCGACGACCACTTCGTCTTCTTCAACAATCCCCGGACCCCCGACGGCACGGTCCGCGCTCTCGACGCCACCGCACCGGACAAGGCGGCCGTCCGGGTGTCGTTCGACACCCTGCCGGAGCGGGCCGACCGGCTCGTGCTCGTCGCGGCGGTCGACCCGGAGGCCAACCCCGGAGCCGATCTGTCCGGCTTCACCGAGGCGGGCATCCGGCTGCTGGACCGATCGGGGACCGAGCTCGGTCGACTCGACGTGTCCGACGGCCGCGCCCACGAGACCGCGCTGGTCCTCGGGTCCTTCCGCCGTCGTACGGGCGGCGACTGGGACTTCGTGGTCGGCGGCAAGGGGTACACGGGCGGCCTGGAAGAGCTCATCAGGGAGTACGGCATCGAAGTGGACTGA